A part of Desulfomicrobium baculatum DSM 4028 genomic DNA contains:
- the mtgA gene encoding monofunctional biosynthetic peptidoglycan transglycosylase — translation MARKTTTSSPRRNQHRPAAKKHAASKGLLRRALRAAGWILPGIVAVILLLRFVPPPTSAFILTRHVERMLDSAPGPAVMHEWTPLRRIPRHMALAVVAAEDQNFPNHFGFDVDAIARAVEHNKKNQRVRGASTISQQTAKNLFLWSGRSYVRKALEAGFTVLIELLWSKERILEVYLNIAEFGDGTYGVGAASKRFFGKTPARLTTHEAALLAAALPSPRKFSPSRPSAYLRQRAQWVQTQMRQLGPNHIAWH, via the coding sequence ATGGCACGCAAGACAACCACTTCCAGCCCCCGGCGCAACCAGCACCGCCCTGCCGCGAAAAAGCACGCCGCATCAAAGGGCCTGCTTCGCCGTGCCCTGCGCGCGGCCGGCTGGATTCTGCCGGGAATAGTGGCCGTCATCCTGCTCCTGCGCTTCGTGCCGCCGCCCACCAGCGCCTTCATCCTCACCCGCCATGTGGAGCGGATGCTCGATTCAGCTCCCGGCCCTGCCGTTATGCATGAATGGACGCCCCTGCGACGCATCCCGAGGCACATGGCGCTGGCCGTGGTGGCGGCGGAGGATCAGAACTTCCCGAACCATTTCGGCTTCGACGTCGATGCCATCGCGCGGGCGGTGGAGCATAACAAAAAGAATCAAAGAGTCCGGGGGGCTAGCACCATCTCTCAGCAAACGGCCAAGAATCTTTTTCTGTGGTCCGGGCGCAGCTATGTGCGCAAGGCCCTGGAAGCCGGATTCACGGTGCTGATCGAGCTTCTTTGGTCCAAGGAAAGGATTTTGGAAGTCTACCTGAATATTGCCGAATTCGGTGACGGCACGTACGGTGTCGGGGCGGCCTCCAAACGATTCTTCGGCAAGACGCCCGCCAGACTGACCACGCACGAGGCGGCCCTGCTGGCCGCTGCGCTCCCGAGCCCCAGAAAATTTTCGCCATCCCGTCCGTCCGCCTATCTGCGGCAAAGAGCGCAGTGGGTGCAGACCCAAATGAGGCAACTGGGACCAAACCACATCGCGTGGCACTGA